From one Lotus japonicus ecotype B-129 chromosome 3, LjGifu_v1.2 genomic stretch:
- the LOC130745705 gene encoding aspartyl protease family protein At5g10770, translated as MFLSPCQIHFLFTFPYHSPSMVKVKALLLVSLCLIIANGVSSFEEKKVFNLQILQRKQQLGSLGCLHPESRQEKGAIILEMKDRSYCSKKKVNWHRKLHNQLTLDDLHVRSMQNRLRKMVSSHSVEVSQIQIPLASGVNFQTLNYIVTMELGGQNMTVIIDTGSDLTWVQCEPCMSCYNQQGPVFKPSTSSSYQSIPCNSSTCQSLQLTTGNAGACESNPSSCSYAVNYGDGSYTNGELGAEHLSFGGISVSNFVFGCGKNNKGLFGGVSGLMGLGRSNLSLISQTNSTFGGVFSYCLPPTDAGASGSLAMGNESSVFKNLTPIAYTRMVPNPQLSNFYMLNLTGIDVGGVAVQAPSFGNGGVLIDSGTVITRLAPSVYKALKAEFLKQFSGFPSAPGFSILDTCFNLTGNEEVNIPTISMNFEDNVVLNVDATGIFYIVKEDASQVCLALASLSNEYDIAIIGNYQQRNQRVIYDTKQSKVGFAGESCSFT; from the exons ATGTTTCTTTCCCCTTGCcaaattcattttctttttacatTCCCTTACCATTCCCCATCAATGGTCAAGGTGAAAGCTCTGTTGCTAGTTTCTCTCTGCCTCATCATTGCAAATGGGGTTTCCTCTTTTGAAGAGAAGAAGGTGTTCAACTTGCAAATACTGCAAAGGAAACAGCAACTAGGTAGCCTTGGTTGCCTCCACCCGGAATCAA GACAGGAGAAAGGTGCTATTATACTGGAAATGAAGGACAGAAGTTACTGCTCAAAGAAGAAAGTTAATTGGCACAGAAAGCTTCACAATCAGTTAACATTAGATGACCTTCATGTTCGTTCAATGCAAAATAGGCTTCGGAAAATGGTCTCTAGCCATAGTGTAGAAGTTTCACAAATCCAAATTCCTTTAGCTTCTGGTGTAAATTTCCAAACTTTAAACTACATTGTGACAATGGAATTAGGTGGTCAGAACATGACTGTGATCATTGACACTGGAAGCGACTTGACATGGGTCCAATGTGAGCCTTGCATGTCATGTTATAATCAACAAGGACCTGTATTCAAGCCTTCTACCTCCTCTTCCTATCAATCAATTCCCTGCAATTCATCAACCTGCCAATCTCTTCAATTAACTACAGGAAATGCAGGAGCTTGTGAAAGTAATCCATCAAGTTGCAGCTATGCAGTTAACTATGGAGATGGTTCCTATACTAATGGAGAGCTAGGTGCTGAACACCTTAGTTTTGGAGGCATTTCAGTGAGTAATTTTGTATTTGGTTGTGGTAAGAACAACAAAGGTCTATTTGGGGGAGTTTCTGGTCTTATGGGGTTAGGAAGAAGTAACCTCTCATTGATATCTCAGACTAATTCTACATTTGGAGGAGTTTTCTCATACTGTTTACCACCAACAGATGCTGGAGCTTCTGGCTCATTAGCCATGGGTAATGAGTCTTCAGTTTTTAAGAATCTTACTCCCATTGCTTACACCAGAATGGTTCCAAACCCACAACTATCCAACTTTTATATGCTCAATCTCACTGGCATTGATGTTGGGGGTGTGGCTGTTCAAGCTCCAAGCTTTGGAAATGGTGGGGTTCTAATTGATTCTGGGACAGTGATCACAAGACTAGCTCCATCTGTGTACAAGGCTTTAAAAGCAGAGTTCTTGAAACAGTTTTCTGGTTTCCCTTCAGCACCAGGGTTTTCAATTTTGGATACCTGTTTTAATCTCACTGGGAATGAGGAAGTAAACATACCTACCATAAGTATGAATTTTGAGGACAATGTTGTACTGAATGTGGATGCAACTGGTATATTCTATATAGTAAAAGAGGATGCTTCACAAGTTTGTTTGGCGCTTGCAAGTCTTTCCAATGAATATGACATTGCTATTATTGGGAATTATCAGCAGAGGAACCAAAGGGTGATATATGATACCAAACAGTCCAAAGTAGGATTTGCAGGAGAGTCATGCAGTTTTACTTGA
- the LOC130745704 gene encoding cell division control protein 2 homolog C-like, translated as MENYEKLEKVGEGTYGKVYKAKEKSTGQVVALKKTRLEMDEEGVPPTALREVSLLQMLSQSIYIVRLLKVEHVDKTPKNNNHHPSAAADHPPPPSKPLLYLVFEYLDTDLKKYIDTYRKGPNPRPLPPTLIQSFLFQLCMGVAHCHSHGVLHRDLKPQNLLLDQQKGILKIADLGLGRAFTVPLKSYTHEIVTLWYRAPEVLLGSTHYSTGVDMWSVGCIFAEMARRQALFPGDSEFQQLLNIFKVLGTPTEEQWPGVTSLRDWHVYPRWEPQTLARAVPSLGPEGVDLLSKMLKYNPADRISAKAALDHPYFDTLDKSQY; from the exons ATGGAAAACTACGAGAAACTGGAGAAGGTAGGAGAAGGCACATACGGCAAAGTCTACAAAGCCAAAGAGAAATCCACCGGCCAAGTCGTCGCTCTCAAGAAAACCCGTCTCGAGATGGACGAAGAAGGCGTCCCTCCGACCGCCCTCCGCGAAGTCTCCCTCCTCCAGATGCTCTCCCAATCCATCTACATCGTCCGCCTCCTCAAAGTCGAGCACGTCGACAAAACCCCCAAAAACAACAACCACCACCCCTCCGCCGCCGCCGACCACCCTCCTCCGCCGTCTAAACCCCTCCTCTACCTCGTCTTCGAGTACCTCGACACCGATCTCAAGAAATACATCGATACCTACCGCAAGGGGCCAAACCCTAGGCCGCTTCCGCCTACTTTGATTCAGAGTTTTCTGTTTCAGCTCTGTATGGGTGTTGCGCATTGTCATAGTCACGGTGTTCTCCACCGCGATCTCAAGCCGCAGAATCTTCTGCTTGATCAGCAGAAGGGGATTCTCAAGATTGCTGATCTTGGGCTTGGTCGCGCTTTTACTGTTCCTCTCAAGAGCTATACTCATGAGATTGTTACTCTCTGGTATAGGGCGCCGGAGGTTCTTCTCGGTTCGACGCATTACTCCACCGGTGTTGATATGTGGTCTGTTGGTTGCATTTTTG CTGAGATGGCGAGAAGGCAAGCTCTGTTTCCGGGGGATTCTGAATTCCAGCAGCTCCTTAACATTTTCAA GGTTTTGGGTACTCCAACGGAAGAGCAATGGCCAGGAGTTACTTCGCTGCGTGATTGGCATGTGTACCCTCGGTGGGAGCCTCAGACATTGGCAAGGGCTGTGCCCTCTTTAGGACCTGAGGGTGTGGACCTTCTCTCG AAAATGCTCAAGTACAATCCTGCTGATAGAATTTCTGCCAAAGCAGCACTTGATCATCCCTACTTTGATACTCTTGACAAGTCTCAATATTGA
- the LOC130745703 gene encoding AP2-like ethylene-responsive transcription factor At1g16060 → MAKKSQKSLKNNTASTNNRRSKNKTPKPVKRTRKTTSRDSPPQRSSIFRGVTRHRWTGRYEAHLWDKNCWNESQTKKGRQVYLGAYDNEEDAARAYDLAALKYWGQHTILNFPLSNYPEELKEMEGQSKEEYIGSLRRRSSGFSRGVSKYRGVARHHHNGRWEARIGRVSGNKYLYLGTYATQEEAAIAYDRAAIKYRGLNAITNFDLSRYIKLLRPQTQDSNNHQDQTSNQELEVEFVSDELGSTTGETAQDDAVSTSSTIGLLLQPFKFKEMLEKTSSALAPVESTTLPRRTFPEDIQTIFENEDSSIYTENDDIIFGDLSSIAAPIFHFELDT, encoded by the exons ATGGCGAAGAAATCGCAGAAAAGCCTCAAGAACAACACTGCTTCCACTAACAACAGAAGAAGTAAGAATAAGACACCAAAACCAGTGAAACGGACACGCAAAACCACCTCAAGAGACTCACCTCCACAGCGAAGCTCAATCTTCCGGGGTGTCACAAG ACATCGATGGACTGGTCGCTATGAGGCTCATTTATGGGATAAGAATTGCTGGAATGAATCACAGACCAAGAAAGGAAGACAAG taTATCTAG GGGCATATGACAATGAAGAAGACGCAGCACGTGCCTATGACTTGGCAGCATTGAAGTACTGGGGCCAACACACCATTCTCAACTTTCCA TTATCAAATTATCCAGAGGAGCTCAAGGAAATGGAGGGACAGTCAAAAGAAGAATACATTGGATCCTTAAGAAG AAGAAGCAGTGGGTTCTCTCGAGGAGTCTCAAAATACAGAGGAGTTGCAAG ACACCACCATAACGGAAGATGGGAAGCTCGAATTGGCAGGGTCTCGGGCAACAAATATCTATACCTTGGAACTTACG CTACACAAGAAGAAGCAGCCATAGCATATGACAGGGCAGCCATAAAGTATCGAGGACTTAATGCCATTACAAACTTCGACCTCAGCCGTTACATCAAATTGTTACGTCCTCAAACTCAAGACAGCAACAACCATCAAGACCAGACTAGCAATCAAGAACTCGAGGTAGAGTTTGTTTCCGATGAGCTTGGCTCAACTACGGGTGAGACCGCACAAGATGATGCGGTCTCAACATCTTCAACAATTGGCCTTCTCTTACAACCGTTCAAATTCAAAGAAATGCTAGAAAAGACTTCTTCAGCTTTAGCACCAGTAGAGTCAACGACCCTTCCTCGACGAACATTTCCTGAAGATATTCAAACAATATTTGAAAATGAAGATTCAAGTATCTACACTGAAAATGATGACATCATATTCGGTGACTTGAGCTCAATTGCTGCCCCAATTTTTCATTTCGAGCTTGATACTTAG